In a genomic window of Leisingera caerulea DSM 24564:
- a CDS encoding L,D-transpeptidase, translating into MTKPRITRRATLMGLGVTLATPAILRAQSTDAFPQNEPAIREEVPVQRNVSAFSQQNWQDHFDTLGKGCLLADISSRALHYWGPDGETYRLFPSSVPMTEELTKRGYSKIVRKAENPSWTPTQSMRERDPTLPARVEGGAPGNPLGTRAMYLDWPAYLVHGTHDTRKIGRQSSSGCIGLYNQHVEELYELVQVGTQVRLL; encoded by the coding sequence ATGACAAAACCCCGTATCACCCGCCGCGCCACCCTGATGGGCCTGGGCGTCACCCTGGCCACCCCCGCCATCCTGCGCGCGCAATCGACCGACGCCTTCCCGCAGAACGAGCCGGCCATCCGTGAAGAGGTTCCGGTGCAGCGCAATGTCTCCGCCTTCTCGCAGCAGAACTGGCAGGATCATTTCGACACGCTGGGCAAGGGCTGCCTGCTGGCCGACATCAGCTCCCGGGCGCTGCATTACTGGGGCCCGGACGGCGAAACCTACCGCCTGTTCCCCTCCTCTGTGCCGATGACCGAAGAGCTGACCAAGCGCGGTTACTCCAAGATTGTGCGCAAGGCGGAAAACCCCAGCTGGACCCCGACCCAGTCGATGCGCGAGCGTGACCCCACGCTGCCGGCGCGCGTCGAAGGCGGCGCCCCGGGCAACCCGCTGGGCACCCGTGCGATGTATCTGGACTGGCCTGCCTACCTGGTGCACGGCACCCACGACACCCGCAAGATCGGCCGCCAAAGCTCCTCCGGCTGCATCGGTCTCTATAACCAGCACGTTGAGGAACTGTACGAGCTGGTGCAGGTCGGCACGCAGGTCCGGCTGCTGTAA